From a single Candidatus Eisenbacteria bacterium genomic region:
- a CDS encoding glycosyltransferase family 9 protein translates to MDLLDLLLRYRRVRSRRRVSSEPIAVQDTLRKPERIAVLLGGDPRLPPLVLPSLRLIRERHPGVKLLLVGGPENVPVFRRDGIADKALAISPKRGTARIGEIRRTGRAIAEHDPRILLLLDAPPDPTLLAVALESGAPIRLGFGRGDHAPFLNFEVAPPEGETYLAQSLLKMVGAVTGCFLGFLDDRVRWKVPEADARRAERLIHFWQPRSDRLLVAIEPGAEEPGREPDMEKYVAIARLLSRAYGARVLIVSSPEERHRAEELERRLDFLEPYRAQTDDLAQAVAFLSRSDLVVSSNTPLFHYSVAVGIPTVGLFPEKTDPRFLPPAGAPAVIIPLHKEITEEGFLRAVETLAGDGVDAEP, encoded by the coding sequence GTGGATCTTCTCGACCTCCTTCTCCGCTACCGCCGTGTCCGCTCCCGGCGCCGCGTTTCCTCCGAACCGATCGCGGTGCAGGACACGCTTCGCAAGCCGGAACGGATCGCCGTTCTTCTCGGCGGGGACCCGCGGCTTCCTCCGCTGGTCCTCCCGTCGCTCCGCCTGATTCGCGAACGACACCCCGGCGTGAAGCTTCTTCTCGTCGGCGGCCCGGAGAACGTCCCCGTCTTCCGGCGCGACGGCATCGCCGACAAGGCGCTCGCCATCTCCCCCAAGCGGGGAACCGCCCGCATCGGCGAGATCCGCCGGACCGGGCGCGCGATCGCCGAGCACGACCCGCGGATTCTCCTCCTCCTCGACGCGCCGCCCGATCCGACGCTCCTCGCCGTCGCTCTCGAGTCGGGCGCCCCGATCCGCCTCGGCTTCGGCCGCGGCGATCACGCTCCTTTTCTCAACTTCGAGGTCGCGCCGCCGGAGGGGGAGACCTACCTCGCCCAGTCGCTGCTCAAAATGGTGGGCGCCGTCACCGGCTGTTTCCTCGGCTTTCTGGACGACCGAGTCCGTTGGAAGGTGCCCGAGGCGGACGCGCGCCGCGCCGAGCGATTGATTCACTTCTGGCAGCCCCGATCGGACCGCCTCCTCGTGGCGATCGAACCGGGCGCGGAGGAACCGGGCCGCGAGCCGGATATGGAGAAGTACGTCGCCATCGCACGCCTCCTCTCCCGCGCCTATGGGGCGCGCGTGCTGATCGTATCGTCGCCGGAGGAACGCCACCGCGCGGAGGAACTCGAGAGACGTCTCGATTTCCTCGAGCCTTACCGCGCCCAAACCGACGATCTCGCCCAGGCGGTCGCCTTCCTCTCCCGATCCGACTTGGTGGTCTCCTCCAACACGCCCCTCTTCCATTACAGCGTCGCCGTCGGCATTCCCACGGTGGGCCTCTTCCCCGAGAAGACCGATCCGCGTTTTCTCCCCCCCGCGGGCGCCCCCGCGGTAATCATCCCGCTCCACAAGGAGATCACCGAGGAGGGATTTCTCCGGGCCGTGGAGACTCTGGCCGGCGACGGCGTGGACGCCGAGCCGTGA
- a CDS encoding ABC transporter ATP-binding protein, which translates to MNEFLRLFRYVLPWWRKGIAALLCTFLFALFSGVTVGMILPFTKILFEGKLDEAEIAAAPAGDTPLSAPVLDAWKARGRDVFLGLFADDEPERALFKVCVGIFLVFMLKGTFNYLQQILMITLQERTIKSIRDDLYRRTTFLPLAFFERTRTGELISRITNDVTLVKDMVSVLFTQAIQNVMLLLVYVAVAAVVSWRLALLSFIIFPLLGLFTSKVSRKLRKYSTRFQEDMARITSSLQETITGIRIVKAFATEEYEGARFRGYTGDYFNSFLRFRRFAVLASPVAEQLGVVGSVIVLWYGGRQVIAGAGLGPEGFFLFLAAVLNMMQPIRKLSHTNTVVQQGISAATRIFQLLDTPPEPRPEEGRRAAAVRESILYDHVSFLYDGSDGAPALRDVTLEIPSGAMVALVGPSGAGKSTLADLLPRFHDPTEGRILLDGVDLRTFDLASLRGIMGIVTQETILFNETIGDNIAYGRADIPRTRIEEAARAANAADFIERLPEGYDTVVGDRGVRLSGGERQRLAIARAILQNPPILILDEATSSLDAESEALVQDAVEKLVRDRTTLVIAHRLSTILRAHRIAVLERGRLIQQGTHGALLREGGVYRKLFDMQFRSESGGTV; encoded by the coding sequence GTGAACGAGTTCCTCCGGCTCTTCCGTTACGTGCTCCCCTGGTGGCGGAAGGGGATCGCCGCGCTCCTGTGCACCTTCCTCTTCGCGCTCTTCAGCGGCGTCACCGTCGGCATGATTCTCCCGTTCACCAAGATCCTCTTCGAAGGCAAACTCGATGAGGCGGAGATCGCGGCGGCGCCCGCCGGCGACACGCCTCTTTCGGCCCCGGTGCTCGATGCCTGGAAGGCGCGCGGGCGCGACGTTTTCCTCGGCCTATTCGCCGACGACGAGCCGGAGCGGGCGCTCTTCAAGGTGTGCGTCGGCATCTTCCTCGTTTTTATGCTCAAGGGGACTTTCAACTACCTGCAGCAGATCCTGATGATCACGCTGCAGGAGAGGACCATTAAAAGCATCCGGGACGACCTCTACCGCCGCACCACCTTTCTCCCCCTCGCCTTCTTCGAGAGGACCCGCACGGGGGAGCTGATCTCGCGGATCACCAACGACGTAACGCTCGTAAAGGACATGGTTTCGGTCCTCTTCACCCAGGCGATCCAAAACGTCATGCTGCTCCTGGTCTACGTGGCCGTCGCGGCGGTGGTCAGCTGGCGCCTGGCGCTTCTCTCCTTCATCATCTTTCCCCTGCTCGGTCTCTTCACAAGCAAAGTTTCCCGCAAACTGCGCAAGTACAGCACCCGTTTTCAGGAGGACATGGCGCGCATCACCAGCAGCCTCCAGGAGACGATTACCGGCATTCGTATCGTGAAGGCCTTCGCCACCGAGGAGTACGAGGGAGCGCGTTTCCGAGGCTACACGGGCGACTACTTCAACTCCTTCCTCCGTTTCCGCCGCTTCGCGGTGCTCGCCAGTCCGGTGGCGGAGCAGCTCGGCGTGGTCGGATCGGTGATCGTTCTCTGGTACGGCGGGCGGCAGGTGATCGCCGGCGCCGGGCTCGGGCCGGAGGGGTTTTTTCTCTTCCTCGCGGCTGTTCTCAACATGATGCAGCCGATCCGCAAGCTCTCGCATACCAACACGGTGGTGCAGCAGGGAATCAGCGCGGCGACGCGGATCTTCCAGCTCCTGGATACGCCGCCGGAACCGCGTCCCGAGGAGGGACGGCGCGCCGCCGCTGTGCGGGAGTCGATCCTCTACGACCACGTCTCCTTCCTCTACGACGGGTCCGACGGAGCGCCGGCGCTCCGCGACGTCACTCTGGAGATCCCGAGCGGCGCCATGGTCGCCTTGGTCGGGCCGAGCGGCGCGGGGAAGTCGACGCTGGCGGACCTGCTCCCCCGGTTCCACGACCCCACCGAAGGGCGGATCCTTCTGGACGGCGTCGATCTGCGCACATTCGACCTCGCCTCGCTCCGCGGGATCATGGGGATCGTCACCCAGGAGACGATCCTCTTCAACGAGACCATCGGCGACAACATCGCCTACGGGCGGGCCGACATTCCGCGGACGCGGATCGAAGAGGCGGCGCGCGCGGCGAACGCGGCGGACTTCATCGAGCGGCTCCCGGAGGGGTACGACACGGTGGTCGGCGACCGGGGGGTCCGCCTCTCCGGCGGCGAGAGGCAACGCCTCGCCATCGCGAGAGCGATCCTGCAGAATCCGCCGATTCTGATCCTGGACGAGGCGACGTCGAGCCTGGACGCCGAGTCGGAGGCGCTCGTGCAGGACGCCGTCGAGAAACTGGTCCGGGACAGGACCACCCTCGTCATCGCCCATCGCCTCTCCACGATTCTCCGGGCGCACCGGATCGCCGTGCTCGAGAGGGGACGCTTGATCCAGCAGGGAACCCACGGCGCCCTTCTCCGCGAGGGGGGCGTCTACCGGAAACTCTTCGATATGCAGTTCCGATCCGAATCGGGGGGGACGGTTTGA
- a CDS encoding glycosyltransferase family 9 protein has protein sequence MSRPRSFLVIRWGRLGDLVLAAAATRELRSAFPEAAIHFAVKEELAGMAELLPGVDRVLPFGGGGAGALLRYARSLPERRYDRVVDLQGNTRSRWLALLTGPGRTVRYPRLTMRRRALVRWKRGKGEHSRPVWDRYLDAVERLGTAVRRDPPRLLPVEEKGTPGAVLFAPGAGRATKRWPAERFAETARRIGRESGRPILLLGSEGEKPLLERVAAGAGGGARVLAGIPFRSTVAHLRDGALLITNDSGPMHVAGAVGTPVIALFGPTVPELGFGPAGEKDVVLSLDLECRPCSLHGGDRCPLPDRSHTCMTGLDADRVVEAANRILADAPPADG, from the coding sequence TTGAGCCGCCCGCGATCCTTCCTGGTGATCCGCTGGGGGCGACTCGGCGACCTGGTGCTCGCCGCGGCGGCGACGCGGGAGCTCCGGTCCGCCTTCCCGGAGGCGGCGATTCATTTTGCCGTAAAGGAAGAGCTGGCCGGCATGGCGGAGCTTCTCCCCGGCGTGGACCGGGTGCTCCCTTTCGGCGGCGGCGGCGCGGGGGCCCTCCTTCGCTACGCCCGTTCCCTGCCGGAGAGGCGCTACGACCGGGTCGTCGACCTGCAGGGAAACACGCGCAGCCGCTGGCTCGCGCTCCTCACCGGGCCGGGGCGGACGGTCCGTTACCCGCGCCTCACCATGCGGCGGCGCGCGCTGGTCCGATGGAAGAGGGGGAAGGGGGAACACTCCCGCCCGGTGTGGGACCGCTACCTGGACGCGGTGGAGCGTCTCGGCACGGCGGTGCGGCGCGATCCTCCCCGCCTGCTCCCGGTGGAGGAGAAGGGGACGCCGGGTGCGGTCCTCTTCGCGCCCGGCGCGGGACGGGCGACCAAGCGATGGCCCGCGGAGCGCTTCGCCGAGACGGCCCGCCGGATCGGCCGGGAGAGCGGGCGGCCGATCTTGCTCCTCGGATCGGAGGGGGAGAAGCCCCTTCTCGAGAGGGTCGCCGCCGGAGCGGGAGGAGGGGCGCGCGTTCTCGCGGGAATCCCCTTCCGTTCCACCGTCGCTCATCTGCGGGACGGGGCGCTCCTCATCACCAACGACTCCGGGCCGATGCACGTCGCCGGCGCGGTCGGCACCCCGGTGATCGCCCTCTTCGGACCGACCGTGCCGGAACTGGGGTTCGGTCCGGCGGGTGAAAAGGACGTGGTCCTTTCGCTCGACCTGGAGTGCCGCCCCTGTTCTCTTCACGGCGGCGACCGCTGCCCCCTCCCGGACCGGAGCCACACGTGCATGACCGGTCTGGACGCGGACCGGGTGGTGGAGGCGGCGAACCGGATTCTCGCTGACGCGCCCCCGGCGGATGGTTAG
- a CDS encoding HAD-IIIA family hydrolase, whose amino-acid sequence MSRPRKKNEGRPAVFLDRDGTVTRQVGYVNHPSRLRLYPFAARAIRRLNEHGIPVVIVTNQSGVARGLFPVEVLEETNRRMETLLARGNARVDGIYVCPHHPTEGERPRRCRCRKPETGLVRTAAREMNLDPGRSYVVGDSSSDILLGSRVGARTVLVLTGYGRGEAAHRRDRWKTAPDAIVKNLEEAVDWILRREDEKDDS is encoded by the coding sequence TTGAGCCGTCCGCGGAAGAAGAACGAAGGGAGGCCGGCGGTCTTTCTGGATCGGGACGGTACGGTCACCCGCCAGGTCGGATACGTCAACCATCCCTCCCGGCTCCGTCTCTATCCCTTCGCGGCCCGCGCGATCCGCAGGCTGAATGAACACGGGATCCCGGTGGTGATCGTCACCAACCAAAGCGGCGTGGCGCGGGGTCTCTTTCCCGTGGAAGTTCTGGAGGAGACGAACCGGCGGATGGAAACGCTCCTCGCTCGCGGGAACGCGCGGGTGGACGGGATCTACGTCTGCCCCCACCATCCCACCGAGGGGGAACGCCCGCGGCGCTGCCGTTGCCGAAAGCCGGAGACCGGGCTGGTGCGGACGGCGGCGCGGGAAATGAACCTCGATCCCGGTCGCTCCTACGTGGTGGGCGACTCGTCGTCGGACATTCTCCTCGGGAGTCGCGTCGGCGCCCGGACGGTGTTGGTGCTGACCGGCTACGGCCGCGGCGAGGCGGCGCACCGCCGGGATCGCTGGAAAACGGCGCCGGACGCGATCGTGAAAAACCTGGAGGAAGCGGTGGACTGGATCCTGCGCCGCGAAGACGAGAAGGATGATTCATGA
- a CDS encoding DUF3108 domain-containing protein, protein MNKHTRARAPLARATIALLPLLVLLTGATAAGAAGPGPIRPGEKLTYSIEYGIIKAGTAELTTERDADDSTLVFSTQARTNSFFDVFFKVRDRVVSRVDPKGFVSLRFEKSLREGKYEDDEMVIFDRERMVAVYDDGKETPLAPDARDVLAAFFDLRTRRLVIGAEIPLVYHSSKKNWPITVKVHNVETVKTPAGEFRCIRIEPRLKSVGVFKQTGRLQIWITADSRRMPVKLESKVVFGAFEAVLTDYR, encoded by the coding sequence ATGAATAAACATACTCGCGCCCGGGCGCCCCTCGCGCGCGCAACCATCGCGCTTCTTCCATTGCTCGTCCTCCTCACCGGCGCGACGGCGGCCGGCGCCGCCGGGCCGGGGCCGATCCGCCCCGGAGAGAAGCTCACCTACTCCATCGAGTACGGCATCATCAAGGCGGGGACGGCGGAGTTAACGACCGAACGGGACGCCGACGACTCGACGCTGGTCTTTTCCACCCAGGCGCGCACCAATTCCTTCTTCGACGTTTTCTTCAAGGTGCGGGACCGCGTCGTCTCCCGCGTCGACCCGAAGGGGTTCGTGAGCCTCCGCTTCGAGAAGTCGCTGCGGGAGGGGAAATACGAGGACGACGAGATGGTGATCTTCGACCGGGAGAGGATGGTCGCCGTTTACGACGACGGCAAGGAGACCCCCCTCGCCCCGGACGCTCGCGACGTGCTCGCCGCGTTCTTCGACCTTCGTACCCGGCGCCTCGTCATCGGAGCGGAGATCCCTCTCGTCTATCATTCGAGCAAGAAGAACTGGCCGATCACCGTGAAGGTGCACAACGTGGAAACCGTGAAGACGCCGGCCGGCGAGTTCCGGTGCATCCGCATCGAGCCGCGCCTGAAATCGGTGGGCGTCTTCAAGCAGACCGGCCGCCTGCAGATCTGGATCACCGCCGATTCGCGGCGGATGCCGGTCAAGCTGGAGAGCAAGGTCGTTTTCGGCGCCTTCGAGGCGGTGCTGACCGATTACCGGTAG
- the pruA gene encoding L-glutamate gamma-semialdehyde dehydrogenase: MIQGIPKIEMPKNEPVLGYAPGSKEKKELKAEYARLSKKKIDIPCVIGGKAVRTGKLAQCVMPHDHAHVLGSYHKAGKKEVELAIDAAAKAKEEWSRMPWQARAAVFLKAADILAGERRMTLNAATMLGQSKNAFQAEIDAACELIDFFRMNVFFMKQILESQPESAPGMWNMSEARPLDGFVFAVTPFNFTSIAGNLPTAPAMMGNTVVWKPASSAVYSAWYIMQILKRAGLPAGVINMVPGPGGQVGDPAIRHPNLAGVHFTGSTEVFQGMWQTIGGNIRDYRCYPRIVGETGGKDFIFAHPSADLPALVAACVRGAFEYQGQKCSAASRAFIPRSLWPKFKDALLGEIATIKMGDPADFTHFMNAVIDRGAFASIKGYIDHAKRSADATILCGGGCDDSVGYFIEPTVIQAKKPDYRSMREEIFGPVLTVYVYEDKSLKKAIELCDTGSPYALTGAIFAQDRKAIVDLTRALRDAAGNFYINDKPTGAVVNQQPFGGSRASGTNDKAGSMLNMIRWTSPRTLKETFSPPADYRYPFLAEE, from the coding sequence ATGATCCAAGGTATTCCCAAAATCGAGATGCCGAAGAACGAGCCGGTGCTCGGCTACGCGCCCGGATCGAAAGAGAAGAAGGAACTGAAGGCGGAGTACGCCCGCCTGTCGAAGAAGAAGATCGACATTCCCTGCGTCATCGGCGGCAAGGCCGTGCGGACGGGCAAGCTCGCCCAGTGCGTGATGCCCCACGATCACGCCCACGTCCTCGGCTCCTACCACAAGGCGGGAAAGAAGGAAGTGGAACTGGCGATCGACGCCGCCGCCAAGGCGAAAGAGGAGTGGTCGCGCATGCCCTGGCAGGCGCGGGCGGCGGTCTTTCTGAAGGCGGCGGACATCCTCGCCGGCGAGCGGAGGATGACCCTGAACGCCGCCACCATGCTCGGCCAGAGCAAGAACGCCTTCCAGGCGGAAATCGACGCGGCCTGTGAGCTGATCGATTTCTTCCGCATGAACGTTTTCTTCATGAAGCAGATCCTCGAGTCCCAGCCGGAGTCCGCGCCGGGGATGTGGAACATGAGCGAGGCGCGCCCCCTGGACGGCTTCGTCTTCGCCGTCACGCCGTTCAACTTCACCTCCATCGCCGGGAACCTGCCGACCGCGCCGGCGATGATGGGGAACACGGTGGTCTGGAAGCCGGCGAGCAGCGCCGTTTACTCCGCCTGGTACATCATGCAGATCCTGAAGCGCGCCGGCCTTCCCGCGGGCGTGATCAACATGGTCCCCGGACCGGGCGGCCAGGTGGGCGATCCGGCGATCCGGCACCCGAACCTCGCCGGCGTGCACTTCACAGGGAGCACCGAGGTGTTTCAGGGGATGTGGCAGACCATCGGCGGCAACATCCGAGACTACCGCTGCTATCCGCGGATCGTCGGCGAGACGGGCGGCAAGGACTTCATCTTCGCCCACCCCTCCGCCGATCTTCCGGCGCTGGTCGCCGCCTGCGTGCGCGGCGCCTTCGAGTATCAGGGGCAGAAGTGCTCCGCCGCGTCGCGCGCCTTCATCCCGCGTTCCCTCTGGCCGAAGTTCAAGGACGCGCTCCTCGGCGAGATCGCGACGATCAAAATGGGGGACCCAGCGGACTTCACCCACTTCATGAACGCGGTGATCGACAGGGGCGCCTTCGCCAGCATCAAGGGATACATCGACCACGCCAAGAGGAGCGCCGACGCGACGATTCTCTGCGGCGGCGGCTGCGACGATTCCGTCGGCTACTTCATCGAGCCTACGGTGATCCAGGCGAAGAAACCGGATTATCGAAGCATGCGCGAGGAGATCTTCGGGCCGGTCCTCACGGTTTACGTCTACGAGGACAAGAGCCTCAAGAAGGCGATCGAGCTGTGCGATACCGGCTCCCCCTACGCGCTCACCGGCGCGATCTTCGCGCAGGACCGGAAGGCGATCGTCGATCTGACGCGCGCGCTCAGGGACGCGGCGGGCAATTTCTACATCAACGACAAGCCGACCGGCGCGGTGGTGAACCAGCAGCCCTTCGGCGGGAGCCGCGCCTCCGGCACCAACGACAAGGCGGGGAGCATGTTGAACATGATCCGCTGGACCAGCCCCCGCACCCTGAAGGAGACCTTCTCTCCGCCGGCGGACTACCGCTACCCCTTCCTCGCGGAGGAGTAG
- the rfbB gene encoding dTDP-glucose 4,6-dehydratase, whose amino-acid sequence MRIVVTGGCGFIGSNYVLRRLRTTEDEVVNLDKLTDVSNRANLAEIEADPRYTFLQGDIADREAARRALEGAEAVVNFAAESHVDRSITDAGAFYKTNVEGTLVLLEESLRAGVRRFVQISTDEVYGSLGAEGSFHEELPLRPNSPYAASKGGADLLVRSFVKTHGLSATITRCCNNYGPFQFPEKLIPLMIIRALGDSPLPVYGDGSNVRDWIHVKDHCRAVDLALEKGAPGEIYNIGARSEMPNLGIVKTLLRHLGKPETLLRFVEDRPGHDWRYSIDPTKIERDLGWRPERSLEEGLEDTVRWYLDRRDWWEAIMNRPAWRAYFSAMYDERLAGARTTPR is encoded by the coding sequence GTGAGGATCGTCGTCACAGGCGGATGCGGTTTCATCGGTTCGAACTACGTGCTGCGGCGTTTGAGGACCACCGAGGACGAGGTGGTCAACCTGGACAAGCTGACCGACGTCTCCAACAGGGCGAACCTCGCGGAGATCGAGGCCGACCCCCGCTACACGTTCCTCCAAGGGGACATCGCGGACCGGGAGGCGGCGCGGCGCGCCCTCGAGGGAGCGGAGGCGGTGGTGAACTTCGCCGCCGAATCGCACGTGGACCGCAGCATTACCGATGCCGGCGCCTTCTATAAAACCAACGTGGAGGGGACGCTCGTCCTTTTGGAGGAGTCCCTCCGCGCCGGCGTGCGGCGCTTCGTTCAGATCTCGACGGATGAGGTGTACGGTTCCCTCGGCGCCGAGGGTTCCTTCCACGAGGAACTCCCGCTCCGGCCGAACAGCCCCTACGCGGCGAGCAAGGGGGGCGCGGACCTGTTGGTCCGTTCTTTCGTGAAAACCCACGGCCTTTCGGCGACGATCACCCGCTGCTGCAACAACTACGGTCCCTTCCAGTTCCCGGAGAAGCTGATTCCCCTCATGATCATCCGCGCGCTCGGGGACTCCCCCCTGCCGGTCTACGGGGACGGGTCGAACGTGCGGGACTGGATTCACGTGAAGGATCACTGCCGCGCGGTGGACCTCGCGCTGGAGAAGGGGGCGCCGGGCGAGATCTACAACATCGGCGCCCGAAGCGAGATGCCCAACCTGGGGATCGTCAAGACTCTGCTCCGGCATCTCGGGAAACCGGAGACGCTCCTCCGTTTCGTCGAGGACCGTCCCGGCCACGACTGGCGCTATTCCATCGACCCCACCAAGATCGAGCGGGATCTGGGGTGGCGGCCGGAGCGCTCTCTCGAAGAGGGGCTCGAGGATACGGTCCGCTGGTATCTGGATCGCCGCGACTGGTGGGAGGCGATCATGAACCGTCCCGCCTGGCGAGCCTACTTCTCCGCCATGTACGACGAGCGCCTCGCCGGCGCCCGCACCACTCCGCGGTAG
- a CDS encoding NTP transferase domain-containing protein: MKGVVLAGGLGTRLHPLTKITNKHLLPVYDKPMIYYPIRTLVDAGITDILVVTGGNHSGDFLTLLGNGKSFGLKHLNYTYQEGEGGIAEALGLAAYFVGDEKVCVVLGDNILERSIRPAVEAFEAQPRGAKILLKEVPDPERFGVPELSGDRVVRIVEKPKDPPSRYAVTGIYMYDSRVFEIVRTLRPSDRGELEITDVNNAYIERGELTWDLLEGWWTDAGTFPSLYRASTLVREREEGAEGEGA; this comes from the coding sequence ATGAAAGGTGTCGTGCTCGCCGGGGGATTGGGCACCCGCCTCCACCCCCTCACCAAGATCACCAACAAGCATCTCCTCCCCGTCTACGACAAGCCGATGATCTACTACCCGATCCGGACGCTGGTGGACGCGGGGATCACGGACATCCTGGTGGTGACCGGCGGGAATCACTCCGGCGATTTTCTCACCCTCCTGGGAAACGGAAAGAGTTTTGGCCTCAAGCATCTGAACTACACCTATCAAGAGGGAGAAGGCGGTATCGCCGAGGCGCTCGGGCTCGCCGCGTACTTCGTCGGGGACGAGAAGGTGTGCGTGGTGCTGGGGGACAACATCCTGGAGCGGTCGATCCGTCCCGCCGTGGAGGCCTTCGAGGCCCAGCCGCGGGGCGCCAAGATCCTCCTCAAGGAGGTCCCCGATCCGGAGCGTTTCGGCGTCCCCGAACTCAGCGGCGACAGGGTGGTCCGGATCGTGGAGAAACCGAAGGATCCTCCTTCCCGCTACGCGGTGACCGGCATTTACATGTACGACTCGCGCGTCTTCGAGATCGTGCGGACGCTGAGGCCCTCGGACCGCGGCGAGTTGGAGATCACCGACGTGAACAACGCCTACATCGAACGGGGCGAGCTGACATGGGATCTCCTCGAGGGGTGGTGGACCGACGCGGGGACCTTCCCCTCCCTCTACCGGGCGAGCACGCTGGTGCGGGAGCGCGAGGAAGGGGCCGAAGGAGAGGGCGCGTGA
- a CDS encoding dihydropteroate synthase, whose protein sequence is MTNERPFRFDDPVRPLLIGERTNVLGSRRFREVIEADRWEDAAGIAAAQIRAGAGMIDICVQSVTRDESADMERLMEALLGRPDTRVPVLIDSTDADVMERALGIWPERCVLNSAQPAEPERAARLAEMARERGAAVVAGLIDIEGPAVTAERKRAAAREAYRLLVDEGGLTPESLWWDALVFPCASGDPSYDGAAAATLEAVAFLKSEYPGTSTVLGISNVSFGLPPAGRDAVNALFFRRAAQKGLDAAILNPARLPVWETMDEEDLGAAEEALFPEGDPMEALIRFTRRFREKKPIPSGR, encoded by the coding sequence GTGACCAACGAGAGACCCTTCCGGTTTGACGATCCGGTCCGCCCCCTTCTGATCGGCGAGAGGACCAATGTCCTCGGCAGCCGTCGCTTCCGTGAGGTGATCGAAGCGGATCGCTGGGAGGACGCGGCGGGAATCGCGGCGGCGCAGATCCGCGCCGGGGCGGGGATGATCGACATCTGCGTGCAGAGCGTCACCCGGGACGAAAGCGCGGACATGGAGCGACTGATGGAAGCGCTTCTCGGCAGGCCGGACACGCGCGTTCCGGTTCTGATCGACAGCACCGACGCGGACGTGATGGAGCGCGCGCTCGGCATTTGGCCTGAGCGGTGCGTGCTGAACTCGGCGCAGCCGGCGGAGCCGGAGCGCGCGGCGCGTCTCGCGGAGATGGCGCGAGAGCGAGGCGCGGCGGTGGTGGCCGGGCTGATCGACATCGAGGGACCCGCGGTCACGGCGGAGAGGAAGCGGGCCGCGGCGCGCGAGGCGTACCGTCTCCTCGTCGACGAGGGGGGCCTCACGCCGGAGTCTCTCTGGTGGGACGCGCTCGTCTTCCCCTGCGCCTCCGGCGATCCCTCCTACGACGGAGCGGCGGCGGCGACGCTGGAGGCGGTGGCGTTTCTGAAGAGCGAGTATCCGGGGACGAGTACGGTGCTCGGCATCTCCAACGTCAGCTTCGGCCTCCCCCCCGCCGGACGGGACGCGGTGAACGCGCTCTTCTTCCGGCGCGCCGCGCAGAAGGGGCTGGACGCGGCGATCCTGAACCCGGCCCGCCTTCCGGTCTGGGAGACGATGGACGAGGAGGATCTCGGCGCCGCCGAGGAGGCGCTCTTCCCGGAAGGGGATCCGATGGAGGCGCTGATCCGCTTCACAAGGCGTTTCCGGGAGAAGAAGCCGATCCCCTCCGGGCGCTGA